In one Gracilinanus agilis isolate LMUSP501 chromosome 6, AgileGrace, whole genome shotgun sequence genomic region, the following are encoded:
- the DNAJC4 gene encoding dnaJ homolog subfamily C member 4: MSLLHLVSQLCQLRCPRCPPCARLLSSTFCLRAGQSNYYELLGIRPDASMQEVKRAFFAKSKELHPDRDPKNPALHNRFVELNEAYRVLSKDCSRRAYDSQLSLRGSMRRPSQQAPNSQNQGPASASSSWSSPDSRYWAQFRQVHPEASRRAWQRQQKQNHRVLGYCLLLMLGGMVLHYIAFRKLEQVHRSFMDEKDRVILALYNESRTRARANSARLQQERLQKPRSPPPPPGK, from the exons ATGTCCCTTCTGCACCTGGTATCTCAGCTCTGCCAGCTGAGATGCCCCCGATGCCCTCCTTGTGCCAGGCTCCTCAGCTCCACTTTCTGTCTGAG GGCAGGACAGAGTAACTATTATGAGCTTCTGGGGATCCGGCCAGATGCCAGCATGCAAGAAGTCAAACGGGCTTTCTTTGCCAAGTCCAAAGAG ctgCACCCGGACCGGGACCCGAAGAACCCTGCCCTCCACAACCGCTTTGTGGAGCTGAATGAAGCCTACCGGGTTCTGAGCAAGGACTGCAGCCGGCGAGCCTACGACAGCCAGCTCAGCCTCCGAGGCTCCATGCGGCGCCCCAGCCAGCAGGCCCCCAACTCCCAGAACCAGGGCCCTGCCTCCGCCTCCAG CTCCTGGTCGTCCCCCGATTCCCGGTACTGGGCCCAGTTCCGCCAGGTCCACCCCGAAGCCTCCCGCCGGGCTTGGCAGAGGCAGCAGAAGCAAAACCACCGGGTTCTGGGCTACTGCCTCCTGCTGATGCTGGGCGGCATGGTGCTGCACTACATCGCCTTCAG AAAGCTGGAGCAGGTCCACCGGAGCTTCATGGACGAGAAGGACCGCGTCATCCTGGCCCTGTACAACGAGAGCAGGACCAGGGCCAG GGCCAACAGCGCCAGGCTCCAGCAGGAGAGACTGCAGAAGCCCCGGAGCCCCCCGCCGCCTCCCGGGAAGTGA